A region from the Aegilops tauschii subsp. strangulata cultivar AL8/78 chromosome 5, Aet v6.0, whole genome shotgun sequence genome encodes:
- the LOC109785589 gene encoding uncharacterized protein has product MSWPSSPGSSTTHSSNSFAGPEPSATAIRDLNIEARVPIRLDSSSTLYYAWKTYFNLVFHEYYLTEHIDGSVDSAYMRGDPEWSAIEATIIRWFYQTVSKDIFHTVVAEDDDACTVWAKINALFTDNKLQRLVFLQQEFFGCHQDNSTIDEYCMRLKMLADELRDIGAKVSDDLMLSTLTAGLNEDFGNAASNLTLLPQPTFQRVVTYLKLEERRMTKLKQRVQHTALAAGTTRGGPAPPAAPRQSARPAPAGY; this is encoded by the coding sequence ATGTCGTGGCCCTCCTCCCCCGGCTCCTCCACCACCCACTCGTCCAACTCGTTTGCTGGTCCCGAGCCCTCCGCCACCGCCATCCGTGACCTTAATATTGAGGCTCGGGTCCCCATCCGTCTCGACAGCTCCAGCACGTTGTACTATGCGTGGAAGACCTACTTCAACCTTGTCTTCCACGAGTACTATCTCACGGAGCATATCGACGGTTCTGTGGACAGCGCGTACATGCGCGGCGACCCGGAGTGGTCCGCCATCGAGGCCACGATCATCCGTTGGTTCTATCAGACGGTCTCGAAGGACATCTTCCACACAGtcgtcgccgaggacgacgaTGCCTGCACCGTGTGGGCCAAGATCAACGCGCTCTTCACCGACAACAAACTCCAGCGCCTTGTTTTCTTGCAACAGGAGTTCTTCGGCTGTCACCAGGACAACTCCACCATCGACGAGTACTGCATGAGGCTCAAGATGCTCGCCGACGAGCTTCGCGACATCGGCGCTAAGGTCTCTGACGACCTCATGCTGAGCACCCTCACCGCCGGGCTTAATGAGGACTTCGGCAATGCGGCGTCCAACCTCACCCTGCTCCCGCAACCCACTTTCCAGCGCGTCGTCACGTACCTCAAACTTGAGGAGCGCCGGATGACAAAGCTGAAGCAGCGGGTCCAGCACACCGCTCTCGCCGCAGGTACCACCCGCGGCGGCCCtgctcctccggccgccccccgCCAGTCCGCGCGGCCGGCACCTGCCGGCTACTAA